A genomic segment from Blastococcus sp. PRF04-17 encodes:
- the glnA gene encoding type I glutamate--ammonia ligase: MDRQQEFVLRTLEERDIRFVRLWFTDVSGYLKAVAVAPAEIEAAFAEGIGFDGSAIEGFARVYESDMLAKPDPGTFQVMPAAKGQASDTARMFCDITLPDGSPAWADPRHVLRRALAKAADMGFTFYTHPEVEFFLLRDLPDDGTPPQPADTGGYFDLSTHNVAHDFRREAVFALEAMGISVEFSHHEVAPGQQEIDLRYADALSMADNIMTLRHVVREVALAQGVHATFMPKPFTELAGSAMHTHLSLFEGDRNAFHDAADPMRLSTTGKQFIAGLLTHAREYTAVTNQTVNSYRRLLAGTEAPTAATWGRANRSALVRLPSYKPSKAQSARVEVRSPDSACNPYLTFAVLLAAGLRGIEKGYELPPEAEDDVWSLTDTERRAAGYEDLPVSLGEALTAMQGSELVAETLGEHVFEFFLRNKWEEFNSYRQNVTPFELRRYLPGL, translated from the coding sequence ATGGACCGACAGCAGGAGTTCGTCCTGCGGACCCTGGAAGAGCGAGACATCCGCTTCGTGCGGCTGTGGTTCACCGACGTCTCGGGCTACCTGAAGGCCGTCGCGGTGGCCCCGGCCGAGATCGAGGCCGCGTTCGCCGAGGGCATCGGCTTCGACGGCTCGGCGATCGAGGGCTTCGCCCGCGTCTACGAGTCGGACATGCTGGCCAAGCCCGACCCCGGCACGTTCCAGGTGATGCCGGCGGCCAAGGGCCAGGCCAGCGACACGGCGAGGATGTTCTGCGACATCACGCTGCCCGACGGGTCACCGGCCTGGGCCGACCCGCGGCACGTGCTGCGCCGCGCCCTGGCCAAGGCCGCCGACATGGGGTTCACCTTCTACACGCACCCGGAGGTCGAGTTCTTCCTGCTGCGCGACCTGCCCGACGACGGGACGCCGCCGCAGCCGGCCGACACCGGCGGCTACTTCGACCTCTCCACGCACAACGTGGCGCACGACTTCCGTCGCGAGGCGGTCTTCGCGCTGGAGGCGATGGGCATCTCGGTGGAGTTCAGCCACCACGAGGTCGCGCCCGGCCAGCAGGAGATCGACCTGCGCTACGCCGACGCCCTGTCGATGGCCGACAACATCATGACGCTGCGGCACGTCGTCCGTGAGGTCGCGCTGGCCCAGGGCGTGCACGCCACCTTCATGCCGAAGCCGTTCACCGAGCTCGCCGGATCGGCGATGCACACGCACCTGTCGCTGTTCGAGGGCGACCGCAACGCCTTCCACGACGCGGCCGACCCGATGCGGCTGTCGACCACCGGCAAGCAGTTCATCGCCGGGCTGCTCACCCACGCCCGCGAGTACACCGCCGTCACCAACCAGACCGTGAACTCCTACCGGCGGCTGCTGGCCGGCACCGAGGCGCCGACCGCGGCGACCTGGGGCCGGGCCAACCGGTCGGCGCTGGTGCGGCTGCCGTCCTACAAGCCGAGCAAGGCCCAGTCGGCGCGCGTCGAGGTGCGGTCACCCGACTCCGCGTGCAACCCGTACCTCACCTTCGCCGTCCTGCTGGCGGCCGGGCTGCGGGGCATCGAGAAGGGCTACGAGCTGCCGCCCGAGGCCGAGGACGACGTCTGGTCGCTGACCGACACCGAGCGGCGCGCGGCCGGGTACGAGGACCTCCCGGTGTCCCTCGGTGAGGCACTGACGGCGATGCAGGGCAGCGAGCTGGTCGCCGAGACCCTCGGCGAGCACGTCTTCGAGTTCTTCCTGCGCAACAAGTGGGAGGAGTTCAACTCCTACCGCCAGAACGTCACGCCCTTCGAGCTGCGCCGCTACCTCCCCGGCCTCTAA
- a CDS encoding NAD(P)/FAD-dependent oxidoreductase, translated as MTTQEPFVIVGGGLAGARAAETLRAEGFDRPVVLLADEPELPYERPPLSKDYLLGTAPREKAQVHDAGWYAEQDVDLRTGVRATALDVAGRSLTLGDGSELRYGAVLLATGASPRRLPVLGADLDGVRYLRTAADADELKAELSEGGRRVVVVGAGWIGLEVAAAARHHGNDVVVVEPQPTPLHAVLGPQMGAVFAGLHRDNGVDLLTGTSVREFRGSGGRVSSVVTDGHAGIPADLVVVGVGVVPNTQVAAAAGVEVDNGIVVSEGLRAAVPDVFAAGDVASAFHPLYGRHVRVEHWANALNQGQAVARSMLGQPVSYERVPYFFTDQYDLGMEYSGLAGPGDTVVCRGSVDERAFIAFWLADGRVTAGMNVNVWDVTGPIQELIRTRRQVPVASLTDPDTPLERLAA; from the coding sequence ATGACCACACAGGAACCGTTCGTGATCGTCGGCGGGGGACTCGCCGGCGCGAGGGCCGCCGAGACGCTGCGGGCCGAGGGCTTCGACCGGCCCGTCGTGCTGCTCGCGGATGAGCCCGAGCTGCCCTACGAGCGGCCGCCGCTGTCCAAGGACTACCTCCTCGGCACGGCGCCGCGGGAGAAGGCACAGGTGCACGACGCCGGCTGGTACGCCGAGCAGGACGTCGACCTGCGGACGGGTGTCCGGGCGACGGCGCTCGACGTGGCCGGGCGCAGCCTCACGCTCGGCGACGGGTCCGAGCTCCGCTACGGCGCGGTCCTGCTCGCCACCGGCGCCTCGCCCCGCCGGCTGCCGGTGCTCGGAGCCGACCTGGACGGCGTCCGGTACCTGCGGACGGCAGCCGACGCCGACGAACTGAAGGCCGAGCTCTCCGAGGGCGGCCGCCGCGTGGTGGTCGTGGGCGCCGGGTGGATCGGCCTGGAGGTCGCCGCGGCCGCCCGCCACCACGGCAACGACGTCGTCGTGGTCGAGCCGCAGCCGACCCCGCTGCACGCGGTGCTCGGACCGCAGATGGGCGCCGTCTTCGCCGGTCTGCACCGCGACAACGGCGTGGACCTGCTGACCGGCACCAGCGTCCGCGAGTTCCGTGGGTCGGGAGGCCGGGTCAGCTCCGTGGTCACCGACGGCCACGCCGGCATCCCGGCGGACCTCGTCGTGGTGGGCGTCGGCGTCGTGCCGAACACCCAGGTCGCGGCGGCCGCAGGGGTCGAGGTGGACAACGGCATCGTGGTGAGCGAGGGCCTGCGCGCCGCCGTCCCGGACGTGTTCGCCGCAGGCGACGTCGCGTCGGCGTTCCATCCGCTCTACGGGCGGCACGTGCGCGTGGAGCACTGGGCCAACGCGCTCAACCAGGGGCAGGCCGTGGCACGGTCGATGCTCGGGCAACCCGTCAGCTACGAGCGGGTGCCGTACTTCTTCACCGACCAGTACGACCTGGGCATGGAGTACTCGGGACTGGCCGGGCCCGGCGACACCGTGGTCTGCCGCGGCAGCGTCGACGAGCGGGCGTTCATCGCCTTCTGGCTCGCCGACGGCCGGGTCACGGCGGGCATGAACGTGAACGTGTGGGACGTGACGGGCCCGATCCAGGAGCTGATCCGCACCCGCCGCCAGGTGCCGGTCGCCTCGCTGACCGATCCGGACACCCCGCTGGAGCGGTTGGCGGCCTAG
- the folE gene encoding GTP cyclohydrolase I FolE, with protein MTADLVLHASRRTRVRHARRPIDLPAAQRAVTDLLRALGRDPASPHLTDTPRRVAGAYAELLTAPGFDLTTFANDEGYDELVLAVDLPVRSLCEHHLLPFSGVAHIGYLPGDRILGLSKLARVLELFARDLQVQERLTQQVADWLQDNLDPRGVGVVVEAEHLCMSLRGVRAPGSRTITSALHGLLREDARSRQEFFALTGTGGRSR; from the coding sequence GTGACCGCCGACCTCGTCCTCCATGCGAGCCGGCGCACGCGGGTGCGGCACGCGCGGCGGCCCATCGACCTGCCGGCCGCGCAACGGGCGGTCACCGATCTGCTGCGCGCGTTGGGCCGCGACCCGGCGTCCCCCCACCTGACCGATACCCCCCGCCGGGTCGCCGGCGCCTACGCCGAACTGCTCACCGCGCCGGGCTTCGACCTCACGACGTTCGCCAACGACGAGGGCTACGACGAGCTGGTCCTCGCCGTCGACCTGCCCGTACGGTCCCTGTGCGAGCACCACCTGCTGCCCTTCTCCGGTGTCGCGCACATCGGCTACCTGCCGGGCGACCGCATCCTCGGCCTGTCCAAGCTCGCCCGGGTGCTCGAGCTGTTCGCCCGCGACCTCCAGGTGCAGGAGCGGCTCACCCAGCAGGTGGCCGACTGGCTGCAGGACAACCTCGACCCGCGCGGGGTCGGCGTCGTGGTCGAGGCCGAGCACCTGTGCATGTCGCTGCGCGGGGTGCGGGCGCCGGGGTCGCGGACGATCACCTCAGCGCTGCACGGCCTGCTGCGGGAGGACGCGCGATCACGTCAGGAGTTCTTCGCACTCACCGGCACGGGAGGTCGGTCGCGATGA
- a CDS encoding helix-turn-helix transcriptional regulator, with amino-acid sequence MERDARVAAVAALAEPTRRRLYQHVARSPNPLSRDDVAGATGVPRPTAAFHLDRLVAEGLLDVHYERRSGRTGPGAGRPAKLYRRAEGTVDVSLPERHYDLAGDLLAGALSESSEAGGSPREVLDRRAYERGRELASGAARGRAAVLGVLETHGFEPREEGAVISLVNCPFHALAQAHTELVCGMNLRLLAGMLDAVEAGLAARLAPAPGRCCVVLEPVAATG; translated from the coding sequence GTGGAGCGCGATGCCCGGGTCGCCGCGGTCGCCGCGCTGGCCGAGCCGACCCGCCGTCGCCTCTACCAGCACGTCGCCCGTTCGCCGAACCCGCTCAGCCGGGACGACGTCGCCGGCGCGACGGGAGTGCCTCGGCCCACGGCCGCCTTCCACCTCGACCGGCTCGTCGCCGAGGGCCTGCTCGACGTCCACTACGAGCGCCGCTCGGGGCGCACCGGTCCCGGCGCCGGCCGGCCGGCGAAGCTCTACCGCCGCGCCGAGGGGACGGTCGATGTCTCCCTGCCCGAGCGTCACTACGACCTCGCCGGTGATCTGCTGGCCGGCGCCCTGTCGGAGTCGAGCGAGGCCGGCGGGTCCCCCCGCGAGGTGCTCGACCGGCGGGCCTACGAGCGGGGGCGGGAGCTGGCCTCCGGCGCAGCGCGGGGGCGGGCCGCCGTCCTCGGGGTCCTGGAGACCCACGGCTTCGAGCCGCGCGAGGAGGGCGCGGTGATCTCGCTGGTCAACTGCCCGTTCCACGCGCTGGCACAGGCGCACACCGAGCTCGTCTGCGGCATGAACCTGCGGCTGCTCGCGGGAATGCTGGACGCGGTCGAGGCCGGGCTCGCGGCCCGCCTGGCGCCCGCTCCCGGTCGCTGCTGCGTCGTCCTGGAGCCGGTGGCCGCGACGGGTTGA
- a CDS encoding NAD+ synthase, which translates to MSDQQQVQLRVGLAQIDTRVGDIAGNAELVRTWAAKAAGDGAHLVVFPEMTLTGYPAEDLVLRESFATASEQALVDLAARLADDGLGEIAVVVGYLAHTEGAGPAQVDHPPKDDADRPGDANPRRGAPRNAAALLHGGQVVTRYFKRHLPNYGVFDEARYFVPGTELPVVRFRGVDVALTICEDLWVEGGPCGVAGQAGVDLVVSPNASPYERAKDDLRLPLVRRRAAEARATILYCNQVGGQDELVFDGDSLAVSPTGDLLARAPQFVEHLLTVDLAIDPSAVPERRDGRIGPMTVTRHVLSEDPVPAFEARPGTVAQPLTDCEEVWRALVLGLKDFIDKNGMPSVVLGLSGGIDSAVVAVIAADALGPDRVHGVGMPSVHSSAHSLSDAQELAERVGLHYSVVPIAPMVDAYHSSVELTGVAAENLQARVRGTLLMGLSNQHGHLLLTTGNKSEVAVGYSTLYGDSAGGFGPIKDVPKTLVWELARWRNDQARRRGEVEPIPQHCIDKPPSAELAPGQVDTDSLPSYDELDAIIADYVDGDLGMAQLLERGHDAETVARVLRLVDAAEFKRRQSAPGTKISLKAFGRDRRLPITNRWRETLPTVREGAQA; encoded by the coding sequence GTGAGCGATCAGCAGCAGGTGCAGTTGCGCGTGGGCCTGGCCCAGATCGACACCCGCGTCGGTGACATCGCGGGCAACGCCGAGCTGGTGCGCACGTGGGCGGCGAAGGCGGCCGGGGACGGCGCGCACCTGGTCGTGTTCCCGGAGATGACCCTGACCGGCTACCCGGCGGAGGACCTGGTGCTGCGCGAGTCGTTCGCGACCGCCAGCGAGCAGGCGCTGGTCGACCTGGCGGCGCGGCTGGCCGACGACGGGCTGGGCGAGATCGCGGTCGTGGTGGGCTACCTGGCACACACCGAGGGCGCCGGGCCGGCTCAGGTGGACCACCCGCCGAAGGACGACGCCGACCGGCCCGGCGACGCCAATCCCCGCCGCGGCGCGCCCCGCAACGCCGCCGCCCTGCTGCACGGGGGGCAGGTCGTGACCCGGTACTTCAAGCGGCACCTGCCCAACTACGGCGTCTTCGACGAGGCCCGCTACTTCGTGCCCGGCACCGAGCTGCCGGTCGTGCGCTTCCGCGGGGTGGACGTCGCGCTGACCATCTGCGAGGACCTGTGGGTCGAGGGCGGGCCGTGCGGCGTGGCCGGGCAGGCCGGGGTCGACCTGGTCGTCTCTCCCAACGCATCCCCCTACGAGCGGGCCAAGGACGACCTGCGGCTGCCCCTGGTCCGCCGGCGGGCCGCCGAGGCGCGGGCCACGATCCTGTACTGCAACCAGGTCGGCGGCCAGGACGAGCTGGTCTTCGACGGCGATTCGCTGGCCGTCTCGCCGACCGGTGACCTGCTCGCCCGGGCACCGCAGTTCGTCGAGCACTTGCTGACCGTCGACCTGGCCATCGATCCGTCGGCGGTCCCCGAGCGCAGGGACGGCCGCATCGGTCCGATGACGGTGACCCGGCACGTGCTCTCCGAGGACCCCGTGCCCGCGTTCGAGGCGCGCCCCGGCACGGTCGCCCAGCCCCTGACCGACTGCGAGGAGGTCTGGCGCGCGCTCGTCCTCGGCCTCAAGGACTTCATCGACAAGAACGGCATGCCCTCGGTCGTGCTCGGCCTCTCCGGCGGCATCGACTCCGCGGTCGTGGCGGTCATCGCCGCCGACGCGCTCGGCCCCGACCGCGTGCACGGCGTGGGCATGCCGTCGGTGCACTCCAGCGCCCACTCGCTCAGCGATGCCCAGGAGCTGGCCGAGCGGGTCGGCCTGCACTACTCGGTCGTGCCGATCGCGCCGATGGTCGACGCCTACCACTCGTCGGTGGAGCTGACCGGCGTCGCCGCGGAGAACCTGCAGGCCCGCGTCCGCGGCACGCTGCTCATGGGGCTGTCCAACCAGCACGGGCACCTGCTGCTGACCACCGGCAACAAGAGCGAGGTCGCCGTCGGCTACTCGACGCTCTACGGCGACTCCGCGGGCGGGTTCGGCCCGATCAAGGACGTCCCGAAGACGCTGGTGTGGGAGCTGGCCCGGTGGCGCAACGACCAGGCGCGCCGGCGCGGGGAGGTCGAGCCGATCCCCCAGCACTGCATCGACAAGCCGCCGTCGGCGGAGCTGGCGCCCGGCCAGGTCGACACCGACTCGCTGCCGTCCTACGACGAGCTGGACGCGATCATCGCCGACTACGTCGACGGGGACCTCGGCATGGCGCAGCTGCTGGAGCGGGGCCACGACGCCGAGACCGTCGCGCGGGTGCTGCGCCTGGTCGACGCGGCGGAGTTCAAGCGCCGGCAGTCGGCGCCCGGAACGAAGATCAGCCTCAAGGCGTTCGGACGTGACCGGCGGCTGCCGATCACCAACCGGTGGCGGGAGACGCTGCCCACGGTCCGCGAAGGAGCGCAAGCATGA